A genomic segment from Segniliparus rotundus DSM 44985 encodes:
- a CDS encoding MBL fold metallo-hydrolase: protein MRLAHFGQSCVLVEHAGTKVLIDPGSFSHGFEGVSGLDAILITHQHADHVDQSRLGPLIELNPQAALVTDAQTQEILGEGWQKVVPGDSFAAGALNVRVVGGKHAVIVPDVPVVDNLGFIFGDESEPDLFYHPGDALHVPERSPQVLAVPTGGPWMRVSDGVEFLRAVKARLSVPVHGETERFPQSYTDRYAEYGPAGAELRILPREEAVEVA, encoded by the coding sequence ATGCGTCTCGCTCACTTCGGCCAGTCCTGCGTCCTCGTGGAGCACGCGGGAACGAAAGTTCTGATCGATCCGGGGTCCTTCTCGCACGGGTTCGAAGGCGTCTCGGGCCTGGACGCGATCCTCATCACCCACCAGCACGCGGATCACGTCGACCAGAGCCGCCTCGGGCCGCTGATCGAGCTCAACCCGCAGGCCGCGCTGGTCACGGACGCGCAGACGCAGGAGATCCTCGGCGAGGGGTGGCAGAAGGTCGTCCCCGGCGACTCCTTCGCGGCGGGCGCGCTGAACGTCCGCGTGGTCGGCGGCAAACACGCCGTGATCGTGCCGGATGTTCCGGTGGTGGACAATCTGGGTTTCATTTTCGGCGACGAGTCCGAACCTGATCTTTTTTACCATCCCGGCGACGCGTTGCATGTGCCGGAGCGCAGCCCCCAGGTCCTCGCGGTGCCCACCGGCGGGCCGTGGATGAGGGTGTCGGACGGCGTCGAGTTCCTCCGCGCGGTCAAAGCGCGGCTCTCGGTGCCGGTGCATGGGGAGACCGAGCGTTTTCCGCAGTCGTACACCGACCGCTATGCCGAATACGGGCCGGCCGGGGCGGAATTGCGCATCCTGCCCCGCGAAGAAGCCGTCGAAGTCGCCTGA
- a CDS encoding glutamate decarboxylase: MSTDPAYTSWLDLQFQPPARLGDTSLDADGVARHIHDELMLDGSSRLNLATFVSTWMEPQAQKLMVEAFDKNMIDKDEYPATAAIETRCVSIVADLFHAPGLDPGDPGTATGVSTIGSSEAVMLGGLALKWRWRLARERAGASTARPNLVLGSNVQVVWEKFCRYFEVEPRYLPMAPGRYTITAEQVREAVDENTIGVVAILGTTFTGEFEPVEQIAQVLDELAASGGPDVKIHVDAASGGFVAPFLHPELRWDFRVPRVASINVSGHKYGLTYPGVGFVVWRDREQLPEELIFRVSYLGGDMPTFTLNFSRPGNQVIGQYYNFLRFGREGYTRIMGALQHIARWIADELAALPGVRMIADGSAIPVVAFALDEELGYDVYALSHALRAGGWQVPAYPMPEGAQGLSVLRIVVREGFSGELARALVQAVGTAMQELSQGGLKPRKQFMH, encoded by the coding sequence ATGAGCACAGATCCCGCGTACACCAGCTGGCTCGACTTGCAGTTCCAGCCTCCTGCGCGGCTCGGCGACACCAGCCTGGACGCCGACGGCGTCGCCCGGCACATCCATGACGAGCTCATGCTCGACGGTTCGTCCCGCTTGAACCTCGCGACGTTCGTGAGCACCTGGATGGAGCCGCAAGCCCAAAAGCTCATGGTCGAGGCGTTCGACAAGAACATGATCGACAAGGACGAGTACCCGGCCACCGCGGCCATCGAGACGCGGTGCGTGTCCATCGTCGCCGACCTCTTCCACGCCCCGGGGCTCGACCCGGGCGACCCGGGGACCGCGACCGGGGTGTCCACGATCGGGTCCAGCGAGGCTGTGATGCTGGGCGGGCTCGCGCTGAAATGGCGTTGGCGGCTCGCGCGCGAGCGCGCGGGCGCGAGCACGGCAAGGCCGAACCTGGTGCTCGGGTCCAATGTGCAAGTGGTGTGGGAGAAGTTCTGCCGCTATTTCGAAGTCGAGCCCCGGTATCTGCCGATGGCCCCCGGCCGGTACACCATCACGGCGGAGCAGGTCCGCGAGGCGGTGGACGAGAACACCATCGGCGTCGTGGCGATCCTCGGCACCACCTTCACCGGCGAGTTCGAACCGGTCGAGCAGATCGCCCAGGTCCTCGACGAGCTTGCTGCTTCGGGCGGGCCGGACGTCAAGATCCATGTGGACGCGGCGAGCGGGGGTTTCGTCGCCCCGTTCCTGCATCCGGAGCTGCGCTGGGACTTCCGCGTGCCCAGGGTCGCGTCGATCAACGTGTCCGGGCACAAATACGGGCTCACGTACCCCGGCGTCGGGTTCGTCGTGTGGCGGGACCGGGAGCAGCTGCCGGAAGAGCTGATTTTCCGGGTCTCCTACCTCGGCGGCGACATGCCGACGTTCACCTTGAACTTTTCCCGCCCCGGCAACCAAGTGATCGGCCAGTACTACAACTTTTTGCGCTTCGGACGCGAGGGCTACACGCGGATCATGGGCGCGTTGCAGCACATCGCCAGGTGGATCGCCGACGAGCTCGCCGCGCTGCCCGGCGTGCGAATGATCGCCGACGGCTCCGCGATCCCCGTGGTGGCGTTCGCTTTGGACGAGGAACTGGGCTACGACGTGTACGCGCTCTCGCACGCGTTGCGCGCCGGGGGCTGGCAGGTGCCCGCCTACCCGATGCCCGAGGGCGCGCAAGGGCTGTCGGTGCTGCGGATCGTTGTGCGGGAAGGGTTCAGCGGCGAACTCGCCCGAGCGCTGGTCCAGGCGGTGGGGACAGCGATGCAGGAGCTTTCCCAAGGCGGGCTGAAGCCCAGGAAGCAGTTCATGCACTGA
- a CDS encoding alpha-ketoglutarate-dependent dioxygenase AlkB family protein, which translates to MTLFGPEDVLGPPRERQALPAGAVHLPGWLSLPEQARLSAEFQMWARGPVPLRAAALPNGGRMSVRTVCLGWHWQPYRYTRTADDVNGQQVLPFPDWLGDLAKAVVREACGATAARTYRPDAALVNHYDAHARMGMHQDKDERTDAPVVSLSVGDSCVFRFGNAQGRGKPHTDVRLESGDAFVFGGPSRLAYHGVPKIFPGTAPEGCGLARGRLNITVRATGMP; encoded by the coding sequence ATGACGCTTTTCGGCCCCGAGGACGTGCTCGGCCCGCCGCGGGAACGGCAGGCTCTCCCCGCTGGGGCCGTGCATCTGCCCGGTTGGCTGTCGCTGCCCGAGCAGGCCAGACTGAGCGCCGAGTTCCAGATGTGGGCGCGCGGGCCGGTTCCGCTTCGTGCGGCGGCGCTCCCGAACGGGGGCCGCATGTCGGTCCGCACGGTGTGCCTCGGCTGGCATTGGCAGCCGTACCGGTACACCCGGACCGCCGACGACGTCAACGGCCAGCAGGTCTTGCCCTTCCCGGATTGGCTCGGCGACCTCGCCAAGGCCGTTGTGCGCGAGGCCTGCGGCGCGACCGCTGCCCGAACGTACCGCCCGGACGCCGCGCTGGTGAACCACTACGACGCGCATGCGCGGATGGGCATGCACCAAGACAAGGACGAGAGAACGGACGCGCCGGTCGTCTCGCTCAGCGTCGGCGACAGTTGCGTGTTCCGGTTCGGCAACGCCCAAGGCCGGGGCAAGCCCCACACCGACGTCCGGCTCGAATCCGGGGACGCGTTCGTGTTCGGCGGGCCTTCGCGCCTCGCCTACCACGGGGTGCCGAAAATATTCCCGGGCACCGCGCCCGAAGGCTGTGGGCTCGCGCGCGGACGGCTCAACATCACCGTGCGCGCCACGGGGATGCCGTGA
- a CDS encoding inositol-3-phosphate synthase, translated as MSENANEVRVAIVGVGNCAASLVQGVQYYQDADEDATVPGLMHVRFGPYHVRDVKFVAAFDVDAKKVGFDLSEAIFASQNNTIKISDVPPQDVTVLRGPTLDGLGKYYMQTIEEAPGEAADVVAALKAAKADVLVSYLPVGSEEADRFYAQCAIDAGVAFVNALPVFIASDPVWAKKFEDAGVPIVGDDIKSQVGATITHRVMAKLFEDRGVVLDRTYQLNVGGNMDFKNMLERDRLESKKVSKTQAVTSNLQGSLAGKVYDRNVHIGPSDYVEWLDDRKWAYVRLEGRAFGDVPLSLEYKLEVWDSPNSAGIIIDAVRAAKIALDRGIGGPVYPASAYLMKSPPRQLADDVARAQLETFISGE; from the coding sequence ATGAGCGAGAACGCGAACGAAGTCCGAGTTGCGATCGTCGGCGTCGGCAACTGCGCCGCGTCCCTGGTCCAAGGCGTGCAGTATTACCAGGACGCCGATGAGGACGCGACCGTCCCCGGACTGATGCACGTTCGTTTCGGCCCCTACCACGTCCGCGACGTGAAGTTCGTCGCCGCGTTCGACGTGGACGCCAAGAAAGTGGGCTTCGACCTTTCCGAGGCCATCTTCGCGAGCCAGAACAACACCATCAAGATCTCCGACGTGCCGCCCCAGGACGTGACCGTTCTGCGCGGCCCCACCCTCGACGGGCTCGGCAAGTACTACATGCAGACCATCGAGGAGGCCCCGGGCGAGGCGGCCGACGTGGTCGCCGCCCTCAAGGCCGCCAAAGCCGATGTGCTGGTCTCGTACCTGCCGGTGGGCTCCGAGGAAGCGGACCGCTTCTACGCCCAGTGCGCCATCGACGCCGGGGTGGCGTTCGTGAACGCCCTGCCGGTCTTCATCGCCTCCGACCCGGTGTGGGCGAAGAAGTTCGAGGACGCGGGCGTGCCGATCGTCGGCGACGACATCAAGAGCCAGGTCGGCGCCACCATCACCCACCGCGTGATGGCGAAGCTCTTCGAAGACCGGGGCGTCGTGCTGGACCGCACCTACCAGCTCAACGTCGGCGGCAACATGGACTTCAAAAACATGCTGGAACGCGACCGGTTGGAGTCCAAGAAGGTCTCCAAGACCCAGGCCGTCACGAGCAACCTGCAGGGGTCGCTGGCGGGCAAGGTCTACGACCGCAACGTCCACATCGGCCCGTCCGACTACGTCGAATGGCTCGACGACCGCAAGTGGGCGTACGTGCGCCTTGAAGGCCGGGCCTTCGGCGACGTGCCGCTGAGCTTGGAGTACAAGCTCGAAGTGTGGGACTCGCCGAACTCCGCGGGGATCATCATCGACGCGGTGCGGGCCGCGAAGATCGCCCTCGACCGGGGCATCGGCGGCCCGGTCTACCCGGCCAGCGCCTACTTGATGAAGTCCCCGCCGCGCCAGCTCGCCGACGACGTCGCCCGCGCCCAGTTGGAGACCTTCATCTCCGGCGAGTGA
- a CDS encoding PadR family transcriptional regulator gives MLEMAILGLLHDSSIHGYDLRKNLRELLGPFRAFSYGSLYPALKRMEAEGLIGSEDAAPPPSARSALAGSTSVGSKRAKRVYEITPEGRERFIELVSDTGPRNYTDDGFGLRLAFFRFTTPEVRMRILEGRRRQVEQRRDTLRETLAKASAGLRRYTAQLQQLALESTEREVGWLNELIAAEIRGESHQA, from the coding sequence ATGTTGGAGATGGCGATCCTCGGATTGCTCCATGACTCCTCCATACATGGCTACGACCTTCGCAAAAACCTCCGAGAGCTGCTCGGTCCGTTTCGGGCCTTCTCGTACGGGTCCCTGTACCCGGCCTTGAAGCGCATGGAGGCGGAGGGTTTGATCGGCTCGGAGGACGCCGCGCCGCCGCCCTCCGCCCGCAGCGCGCTGGCCGGCTCCACGTCCGTGGGCAGCAAGCGGGCGAAGCGGGTCTACGAAATCACCCCGGAAGGGCGGGAACGCTTCATCGAATTGGTGAGCGACACCGGACCCCGGAACTACACGGACGACGGCTTTGGCCTGCGGTTGGCATTCTTCCGCTTCACCACGCCCGAGGTGCGCATGCGCATTCTCGAAGGCCGCCGCCGGCAGGTGGAGCAACGTCGCGACACCCTGCGCGAGACCTTGGCGAAAGCCAGCGCCGGCCTGCGCCGGTACACAGCCCAGCTGCAACAGCTGGCCCTGGAGTCCACTGAACGCGAAGTGGGATGGCTCAACGAGCTCATCGCCGCTGAGATCCGAGGAGAGAGCCACCAAGCATGA